One region of Hymenobacter sediminicola genomic DNA includes:
- a CDS encoding rhodanese-like domain-containing protein, producing MTTRFLLLASLAALLSFQPAQAQTASKPVPPIVAAEFIKKPDVVVLDVRTPEEFATGHLKGARNLDFRAPGFGEQVRKLDKSKTYVLYCASGNRSGQSTVLMEELGFRKIVNAGAFKDLKEAGLKTE from the coding sequence ATGACTACCCGCTTTTTGCTACTGGCTTCTCTTGCCGCTCTGCTCAGCTTCCAGCCAGCCCAGGCCCAGACGGCCTCTAAACCCGTTCCGCCTATTGTAGCGGCCGAATTCATTAAGAAACCGGATGTTGTAGTACTGGATGTGCGCACGCCCGAAGAGTTTGCCACCGGTCATTTGAAAGGAGCCCGGAATCTGGATTTCCGCGCCCCGGGCTTTGGGGAGCAAGTTCGTAAGCTTGACAAGAGCAAAACCTACGTGCTCTACTGCGCTTCCGGCAACCGCAGCGGCCAGAGCACCGTGCTCATGGAGGAGCTTGGTTTTCGCAAAATCGTGAATGCCGGCGCGTTCAAGGACCTGAAAGAGGCCGGGTTGAAAACGGAGTAA
- a CDS encoding DUF4920 domain-containing protein, translating into MSFQHFVFAAALLSLAACQSSPATETAATDKPATETPVLLTGKTYGAAVNSEGAKPLSELNQVLGTQDSAQVKLIGKADAVCQAKGCWMTMKTPDGREMRVRFKDYAFFVPKDIAGKTVVINGWAHREEVPVSDLQHYAKDAGKSEKEIAAITKPEQQLNFEADGVLIADKL; encoded by the coding sequence ATGTCCTTCCAGCACTTCGTTTTCGCGGCGGCCCTGCTTTCCCTGGCTGCTTGCCAATCTTCTCCCGCAACCGAAACAGCGGCCACTGATAAGCCCGCTACCGAAACGCCCGTTCTGCTTACCGGCAAAACCTACGGTGCCGCGGTAAACTCAGAAGGTGCCAAGCCGCTGTCAGAACTCAATCAGGTGCTCGGAACCCAGGATTCGGCGCAAGTGAAGCTAATTGGCAAAGCCGATGCCGTGTGCCAGGCCAAAGGTTGCTGGATGACGATGAAGACGCCAGATGGCCGGGAAATGCGGGTGCGGTTCAAGGATTATGCTTTCTTCGTTCCCAAAGACATTGCCGGCAAAACTGTCGTTATCAATGGCTGGGCGCACCGGGAAGAAGTGCCAGTATCTGATTTGCAGCATTACGCCAAAGACGCTGGTAAGTCTGAGAAAGAAATTGCGGCCATTACCAAACCCGAACAGCAACTCAACTTCGAGGCTGACGGAGTGCTAATTGCGGATAAGCTGTAG
- a CDS encoding polysaccharide deacetylase family protein gives MKRTHFTLLAVAALASALSLPSCNDSKSAVTTEADSPTSEAMSGTAATAAAEDSAAATASGTTAPDPSSIPAGKIADAATITARPQVPILCYHQIRDWRAKDSKGAKDYIVPVDAFRKQMQMLADSGYHTILPDQLYAYLTTGAKLPSKPVMLTFDDTDLDQFTVAKPEMEKHGFKGVFFVMTVSLGRPNYMSKAQVKQLSDEGHVIGSHTWDHHNVKKYQGQDWVTQIEKPTKTLEEITGKDIKYFAYPFGLWNPEAIPQLKQRGMVAAFVLAEKRDPQDPLFTIRRIIASGYWSARTLRNSMVNSF, from the coding sequence ATGAAGCGTACCCATTTCACGCTGCTCGCCGTAGCGGCCCTGGCCTCGGCCCTCAGCCTGCCCTCCTGCAACGATTCTAAGTCGGCCGTTACCACGGAAGCAGATTCTCCCACCAGTGAAGCCATGAGCGGTACGGCCGCCACTGCCGCGGCCGAAGACTCGGCTGCCGCAACTGCTTCCGGCACCACGGCTCCCGACCCAAGCAGCATTCCGGCCGGAAAAATTGCGGATGCCGCCACCATCACGGCCCGTCCACAGGTTCCGATTCTGTGCTACCACCAGATCCGGGACTGGCGTGCCAAGGACTCGAAAGGTGCCAAAGACTACATCGTGCCAGTAGATGCCTTCCGCAAGCAGATGCAGATGCTGGCCGACTCTGGCTACCACACCATCCTGCCCGACCAGCTATACGCCTACCTCACCACTGGTGCCAAGCTGCCCAGCAAGCCTGTGATGCTGACCTTCGATGATACTGACCTGGACCAGTTTACCGTTGCGAAGCCTGAGATGGAAAAGCACGGTTTCAAAGGCGTGTTTTTTGTGATGACTGTGAGCCTAGGCCGCCCCAACTACATGAGCAAGGCGCAGGTAAAGCAGCTTTCGGATGAGGGTCACGTTATCGGCTCGCACACCTGGGACCACCACAACGTGAAGAAATACCAGGGCCAGGATTGGGTGACGCAGATCGAGAAGCCCACCAAAACGCTGGAGGAAATTACCGGCAAAGACATCAAGTATTTCGCTTACCCCTTCGGCCTCTGGAACCCCGAGGCTATTCCGCAGCTGAAGCAGCGCGGCATGGTGGCCGCCTTCGTGCTGGCCGAAAAGCGCGACCCGCAGGACCCGTTGTTCACAATTCGCCGCATCATTGCTAGCGGCTACTGGAGTGCCCGTACGTTGCGCAACAGTATGGTAAACAGCTTCTAA
- the ligA gene encoding NAD-dependent DNA ligase LigA produces MTPDIQQRITALTERLHHLNYQYYQRDISEIPDQEFDHLLAELAQLEKQHPEFAHANSPTQRVGGTITKQFPTAAHRYPMLSLGNTYSEADLREFDERVRKGLEGADFAYVCELKFDGVAMSLTYENGQLTQGVTRGDGTRGDVVTSNVRTIKNLPLHLRASSPQPAEFEVRGEIFMPLPVFAELNAEREANGEALLANPRNAASGALKLQDSALVAARRLRFYAYSFLMPGRSVFPTHSASLAALSAWGLPVSDTWRLCSSIAEVLDFVHEWDKKRFTLPVATDGIVIKVDDFRQQEQLGYTAKSPRWAIAYKYPAEAGRTRLRAIQYQVGRTGAVTPVALLDPVPLAGTVVKRASVHNANQIAALDLRLGDMVFVEKGGEIIPKITGVDLAARPDDSQPIVYPTECPACGTPLIRPEGEAHFRCPNDRGCPPQRKAKLEHYVSRKALNIDGLGAETVGRFFDLGLVTDPASLYDLPAKAEELAQLDRMGEKSVQRLLAGLELSKQVPFDRVLFGLGIRYVGETVAEKLANHYRTIEGLMAATATELAAVPEVGGVIAESAAAWFQEPENRLLLERLQQAGVQMTLTGEAPKAMSNRLDGQTFVLSGVFELHSRDELQALIQAHGGKVTGSISKKLSYLVAGDKMGPAKREKATELKVPIISENELLAMLPSATDAAAPAANAPDMAASAERIPTPDVTPESSAPLNTRPGQQGSLF; encoded by the coding sequence ATGACACCTGACATCCAGCAGCGCATCACGGCCCTTACTGAACGGCTACACCACCTCAACTACCAATATTATCAGCGCGACATTTCAGAGATTCCAGATCAGGAGTTCGACCACCTACTGGCCGAGCTGGCGCAACTGGAAAAGCAGCACCCGGAGTTTGCACATGCCAACTCTCCTACCCAGCGTGTGGGGGGCACCATTACCAAGCAGTTCCCGACGGCTGCCCACCGCTACCCCATGCTCAGCCTCGGCAATACCTATTCTGAAGCAGACCTGCGCGAGTTCGATGAGCGGGTGCGCAAGGGCTTGGAGGGAGCCGACTTTGCGTATGTGTGTGAGCTGAAATTCGATGGTGTGGCTATGAGCCTGACCTACGAAAACGGCCAGCTTACGCAGGGCGTCACGCGCGGCGACGGCACCCGCGGCGACGTCGTGACCAGCAACGTGCGCACCATCAAGAATTTGCCGCTACACCTGCGGGCCTCCTCGCCGCAGCCCGCTGAGTTTGAAGTGCGCGGCGAGATTTTTATGCCGCTGCCAGTATTTGCCGAGCTGAACGCTGAGCGGGAAGCCAACGGCGAGGCGCTGCTGGCGAACCCGCGCAACGCGGCTAGCGGTGCCCTCAAACTCCAGGATTCGGCGCTGGTGGCCGCCCGGCGGCTGCGCTTCTACGCCTACTCGTTTCTGATGCCGGGCCGCAGCGTATTTCCTACGCATAGTGCTTCGCTGGCGGCACTGAGTGCCTGGGGCCTACCTGTGTCAGATACATGGCGGCTGTGCAGCTCCATAGCGGAAGTGCTCGATTTCGTGCATGAATGGGACAAGAAACGCTTCACGCTGCCGGTTGCAACCGATGGCATTGTCATCAAAGTCGATGATTTCCGGCAGCAGGAGCAGCTAGGCTACACGGCCAAGAGTCCGCGTTGGGCTATTGCGTACAAGTACCCAGCTGAGGCGGGCCGCACACGCCTGCGCGCTATTCAGTACCAGGTGGGCCGCACGGGCGCCGTTACGCCGGTGGCGCTGCTGGACCCGGTGCCGCTAGCCGGCACTGTGGTAAAGCGCGCTTCCGTGCACAACGCCAACCAGATAGCTGCCCTCGACCTACGCCTCGGCGACATGGTATTTGTGGAGAAAGGGGGCGAAATCATTCCTAAGATTACTGGTGTAGATCTGGCCGCCCGGCCCGATGACAGCCAGCCCATCGTCTATCCTACTGAGTGCCCGGCCTGCGGCACACCGCTCATCCGGCCCGAAGGCGAAGCGCACTTCCGCTGCCCCAATGACCGGGGCTGCCCCCCGCAACGGAAGGCCAAACTGGAGCATTATGTGTCGCGCAAGGCCCTAAACATTGATGGTCTGGGTGCCGAAACCGTGGGCCGCTTCTTCGACCTGGGCCTCGTGACGGACCCTGCCAGCCTGTACGACCTGCCAGCCAAGGCCGAAGAGCTGGCGCAGCTAGACCGGATGGGCGAAAAATCGGTGCAGCGCCTGCTGGCCGGGCTGGAGTTGAGCAAGCAGGTTCCTTTCGACCGGGTTCTGTTTGGGCTGGGCATTCGGTACGTGGGCGAAACAGTCGCCGAAAAACTGGCCAACCACTACCGCACGATTGAGGGGCTGATGGCGGCTACGGCTACGGAGCTGGCAGCCGTACCGGAAGTTGGCGGTGTCATTGCCGAGTCGGCGGCGGCGTGGTTTCAGGAGCCTGAAAACCGGTTGCTGCTGGAGCGGCTGCAGCAAGCCGGGGTGCAGATGACCCTCACGGGAGAAGCGCCTAAAGCCATGAGCAACCGCTTGGACGGTCAGACGTTCGTGTTGTCGGGCGTGTTTGAATTGCACTCCCGCGACGAGCTGCAGGCACTTATTCAGGCGCACGGCGGCAAGGTGACGGGCAGTATCAGCAAGAAGCTCAGCTACCTGGTGGCCGGCGACAAGATGGGCCCCGCCAAGCGCGAAAAAGCCACCGAGTTGAAAGTGCCTATTATTTCTGAAAACGAGTTGCTGGCCATGCTTCCTTCTGCCACTGATGCTGCCGCACCCGCCGCCAATGCCCCGGATATGGCAGCCTCAGCGGAACGAATACCGACGCCAGACGTTACGCCAGAATCCTCAGCACCACTCAATACCCGACCGGGCCAACAGGGCTCTTTATTTTAG
- a CDS encoding (Fe-S)-binding protein — translation MPTAVDIFIPCFVDQLFPNTAMNMVKVLEAVGCEVHYNNNQTCCGQPAYNAGYKAESREVACKFLDDFPNEPGRYIVSPSASCVGMVRNSYAELFDGSPEQGRYHGTQRRIFEMTEFLVDVLGITSIPQARLSGTYTYHDSCSALRECGIKEAPRRLLDAVPGLERLEMAENETCCGFGGTFAVKFEAISVAMAEQKVEHALATGANYIISTDTSCLMHLDAYIRREKKPIKTLHVADVLASGW, via the coding sequence ATGCCTACTGCTGTCGATATATTCATTCCGTGTTTCGTAGATCAACTTTTTCCAAACACCGCCATGAACATGGTGAAGGTGCTGGAAGCGGTAGGCTGCGAGGTGCACTACAACAACAACCAGACCTGCTGCGGGCAGCCGGCTTACAACGCTGGCTACAAGGCCGAAAGCCGCGAAGTGGCCTGCAAATTCCTGGACGACTTTCCCAACGAGCCGGGCCGCTACATCGTCAGCCCCTCAGCATCGTGCGTGGGTATGGTGCGCAACTCCTACGCCGAGTTGTTCGATGGCAGCCCGGAGCAGGGCCGCTACCACGGCACCCAACGCCGCATCTTCGAAATGACCGAATTTCTGGTGGATGTGCTGGGCATAACATCCATCCCGCAGGCCCGGCTCTCGGGCACTTACACCTACCATGACTCCTGCTCGGCGTTGCGGGAGTGCGGCATCAAGGAAGCTCCGCGTCGCCTGCTCGACGCTGTGCCGGGCCTGGAACGCCTGGAAATGGCCGAAAACGAAACCTGCTGCGGCTTTGGCGGCACCTTCGCCGTGAAGTTCGAAGCCATATCCGTGGCTATGGCTGAGCAGAAAGTGGAACACGCCCTGGCCACCGGCGCCAACTACATCATCAGCACCGATACCAGTTGCCTGATGCACCTCGACGCCTACATCCGCCGCGAGAAAAAGCCCATCAAAACCCTGCACGTCGCCGATGTGCTGGCCAGTGGGTGGTGA
- a CDS encoding peptidoglycan DD-metalloendopeptidase family protein codes for MPYSLRFAFYLSFFLLLAACGKQQTLQGIFQKSTPHEAYARKLRQAGLDQTALGRDWLAAADRALRDSLVVTLPFEETGYFAAERATAAAFRYQVRAGETVRISLTLDKGADARVFLDAFELDPERRATRPLASADTTALAFSYLAEDDRQHLLRVQPELLRTGRFTLRIQRAPSLSFPVRGQNDVAVGSFWGVDRDGGARRHEGIDIFAKRGTPAVASANGYITRVNETPLGGRVVWLMDTEHGQHLYYAHLDKQLVQPGQQVRIGDTLGLVGNTGNARTTPPHLHFGVYRSGRGAVDPFPFVRRPDTAPATPRTAPERLGQWVRVQDKRTDLRRGPVAKEATVASVVRNTPLLVVGSQTNWYRVQHPDGRFGYVPAKAVVPASTPLRQAALTDVAILYTLPQSGSASLDSLPARSSVAVLGEFGGYRLVRSATGRLGWIVLAAS; via the coding sequence ATGCCCTACTCCTTGCGTTTCGCTTTTTATTTATCATTTTTTCTGCTTCTCGCTGCCTGTGGCAAACAGCAGACTCTGCAGGGCATCTTTCAGAAATCAACTCCGCATGAGGCATATGCCCGCAAGCTACGGCAGGCTGGCCTCGACCAAACTGCCTTGGGCCGCGACTGGCTGGCCGCCGCTGACCGGGCACTGCGCGACTCGCTGGTCGTGACACTGCCTTTTGAGGAAACGGGCTACTTCGCGGCTGAGCGGGCCACTGCAGCGGCCTTCCGCTACCAAGTACGGGCCGGCGAAACCGTCCGCATCAGCCTTACCCTTGACAAAGGCGCTGATGCCCGCGTGTTCTTGGATGCCTTCGAGCTAGACCCGGAGCGCCGTGCTACCCGCCCCCTGGCCTCGGCTGATACCACGGCGCTGGCCTTCAGCTACCTTGCCGAAGACGACCGGCAGCATCTGTTGCGCGTGCAGCCCGAGCTACTGCGTACCGGCCGGTTCACATTGCGCATTCAGCGGGCACCCAGTCTCAGCTTTCCAGTGCGCGGCCAGAACGACGTAGCGGTGGGTAGCTTCTGGGGGGTAGACCGCGACGGGGGAGCCCGCCGCCACGAGGGCATCGACATTTTTGCCAAGCGCGGCACGCCAGCCGTCGCCTCCGCCAATGGCTATATCACGCGCGTAAACGAGACGCCGCTTGGCGGGCGGGTAGTTTGGCTGATGGATACGGAGCATGGCCAGCACCTCTACTACGCCCACTTGGATAAACAGCTAGTGCAACCCGGCCAGCAGGTACGCATAGGAGATACGCTGGGGCTGGTAGGCAACACCGGCAATGCCCGCACCACTCCACCGCACCTGCATTTCGGCGTCTACCGCAGCGGCCGGGGTGCAGTTGATCCTTTCCCGTTTGTGCGTCGTCCTGATACAGCCCCGGCTACGCCGCGTACTGCTCCCGAGCGTCTGGGGCAGTGGGTACGCGTGCAGGATAAGCGGACTGACCTGCGCCGGGGCCCGGTTGCGAAAGAAGCTACAGTAGCGTCTGTTGTGCGCAATACACCTCTGCTGGTGGTAGGCAGCCAAACAAACTGGTACCGTGTGCAGCATCCGGATGGCCGGTTTGGCTACGTGCCGGCTAAAGCGGTTGTGCCCGCCAGCACTCCTCTGCGCCAGGCAGCCCTAACCGACGTTGCCATTCTCTACACTCTCCCTCAATCCGGGTCTGCTTCGCTCGATTCGTTGCCTGCCCGCAGTTCGGTGGCGGTGCTGGGCGAATTTGGTGGCTACCGCCTGGTGCGTAGCGCCACTGGTCGGCTGGGCTGGATAGTGCTGGCTGCTTCCTAG
- the dapA gene encoding 4-hydroxy-tetrahydrodipicolinate synthase, whose protein sequence is MDKLRGTGVALVTPFTPAPDHAVDYAALRRLLDFVIEGGVEYLVINGTTAESPTIKTAEKAEILRVVKEHVAGRVPLVYGIGGNDTAGTEATIRSTDLSGVTAILSASPYYNKPSQRGIIAHYERLADASPLPIILYNVPGRTASNLTAATTLHLAQNPNIIGIKEASGNLEQCQQIAAAKPADFLLISGDDMMTTSLVSFGAVGVISVLANAFPRPFTDMVRHALAGKFQEASQLLFKFVDLNPLMYEESNPVGVKAALEALGVCSGEVRLPLLAASEGLMDRVKKLL, encoded by the coding sequence ATGGACAAACTCCGTGGCACCGGCGTCGCCCTCGTTACGCCCTTCACGCCTGCCCCCGACCACGCCGTAGACTACGCCGCCCTGCGCCGCCTCCTCGATTTTGTCATTGAAGGTGGGGTGGAATACCTCGTCATCAACGGCACCACGGCCGAGTCGCCAACCATTAAGACGGCGGAAAAGGCCGAGATTCTGCGCGTCGTGAAGGAACATGTAGCCGGCCGCGTGCCACTCGTGTACGGCATCGGGGGCAACGACACGGCCGGCACCGAAGCTACCATCCGCAGCACCGACCTGAGCGGCGTAACGGCCATCCTGTCGGCCAGCCCCTACTACAACAAACCCAGCCAGCGCGGTATCATTGCGCACTACGAGCGGCTGGCTGATGCCTCGCCCCTACCAATTATTCTGTACAACGTACCGGGCCGCACGGCTTCCAATCTCACGGCTGCTACCACACTGCATCTGGCGCAGAACCCCAACATCATCGGTATTAAGGAAGCCAGCGGCAACCTGGAGCAGTGCCAGCAGATAGCCGCTGCCAAGCCCGCCGACTTCCTGCTCATCTCCGGCGACGACATGATGACGACTTCGCTCGTGAGCTTCGGGGCCGTAGGCGTTATTTCGGTGCTGGCCAATGCTTTCCCCCGCCCCTTCACCGACATGGTACGCCACGCGCTGGCCGGCAAGTTTCAGGAAGCCTCCCAGCTGCTGTTCAAGTTCGTGGACCTGAACCCGCTGATGTACGAGGAAAGCAACCCAGTGGGCGTGAAAGCAGCACTGGAAGCCCTGGGCGTATGTTCCGGCGAAGTGCGCCTGCCGCTGCTGGCCGCCTCCGAAGGCCTAATGGATCGGGTGAAGAAGCTGCTGTAG
- a CDS encoding helix-turn-helix domain-containing protein codes for MFSAARVVAIRKSKGLSQEVLAEQAGISLRTIQRVEQGDTVPRGHTLLALASALQVPLQELQAEQVPVSAAAVPFSEVEVVAPQVLPVSLEQGLAPAPPPTPALVTKPVEPALRSDPDFLQLLNLSALSFLVLPLLNLVVPFLLWRARRHSIAHVAEVGRRVLGFQILWQVGCFFAYVLLAAGQIVAAQYQRAPLKGGFLWILLLTYLLNVATIGYYGWQLRRGNLAVYPVRL; via the coding sequence ATGTTTTCTGCAGCTCGTGTTGTTGCTATCCGGAAAAGTAAAGGTCTTTCACAGGAGGTATTGGCGGAGCAGGCCGGCATAAGTCTGCGCACCATTCAGCGGGTAGAACAGGGCGACACCGTACCACGGGGCCACACGCTGCTGGCCCTGGCCTCGGCGCTACAAGTGCCACTGCAGGAACTACAGGCCGAGCAAGTGCCAGTGTCTGCGGCTGCGGTGCCATTCAGCGAGGTAGAGGTAGTAGCGCCCCAGGTGTTGCCGGTCTCACTTGAGCAAGGGCTGGCACCAGCGCCGCCACCCACCCCAGCACTGGTGACCAAGCCCGTCGAGCCAGCTCTGCGCTCCGACCCGGACTTTCTACAGTTGCTCAACCTGAGTGCCCTCAGTTTTCTGGTGCTGCCGCTCCTGAATCTGGTTGTGCCGTTCCTGCTGTGGCGCGCGCGCCGACACAGTATTGCGCATGTCGCGGAGGTGGGCCGCCGCGTACTGGGCTTTCAGATTCTGTGGCAGGTAGGCTGCTTCTTTGCCTACGTGCTGCTGGCCGCGGGCCAGATAGTAGCCGCGCAATACCAGCGGGCACCGCTCAAGGGTGGGTTTCTCTGGATACTACTGCTCACCTATCTGTTGAATGTAGCCACAATCGGGTACTATGGCTGGCAGCTGCGGCGAGGAAATCTAGCAGTTTACCCAGTTCGGTTGTAG
- a CDS encoding TapB family protein produces MLFSCPRPFLLISVLTLTPSITYAQTTPAAAESNAVRPADRALLSPAIKPAAGQPFGLSDNTELVYRLLDANGKPAGELHQRVVRLKKDEREESKKQVVTEQTALLKSGLYDKKNILVTLQDLTFRARRDTSFTDGMACINQDALRSFRDRKIAYAPVALAWPDRPTVGTDLPDGGVTINVSSSVVSIANVSTTLRKRRVVGGPTPLTTPAGTFSCYKVESEREEATVPRPDMAMRSTTKQVDFYAPGVGIIRTERYTKGGKLEQVQELTSRTTSAGATDEKVKYKAKKS; encoded by the coding sequence ATGCTATTCTCCTGTCCTCGCCCATTTCTGCTGATTTCGGTCCTCACATTGACACCAAGTATCACCTATGCCCAAACCACTCCTGCTGCCGCCGAATCCAATGCGGTGCGCCCGGCAGACAGAGCATTGCTTTCACCAGCCATAAAGCCCGCCGCCGGCCAGCCTTTCGGCCTTTCTGATAATACCGAACTGGTTTATCGTTTGCTGGATGCCAATGGCAAGCCAGCCGGTGAGCTGCACCAACGTGTAGTTCGCCTGAAGAAGGATGAGCGGGAAGAAAGCAAAAAGCAGGTGGTGACGGAGCAGACCGCGCTGCTCAAGAGCGGCCTCTACGACAAAAAGAATATTCTGGTAACCCTCCAGGACCTTACTTTCCGGGCCCGCCGCGACACCAGCTTCACCGACGGCATGGCCTGCATCAACCAAGACGCGCTGCGCTCCTTCCGCGACCGGAAAATTGCGTACGCCCCGGTGGCGCTGGCCTGGCCCGACCGGCCCACCGTTGGCACCGACCTGCCCGATGGTGGCGTCACCATCAACGTCAGTAGCTCTGTGGTGAGTATTGCTAACGTAAGCACCACACTGCGCAAGCGGCGGGTGGTAGGCGGCCCCACTCCTCTTACAACACCAGCCGGCACATTTTCCTGCTACAAAGTGGAATCTGAGCGCGAAGAAGCCACGGTGCCCCGCCCCGACATGGCCATGCGCAGCACCACAAAGCAGGTGGATTTTTACGCACCCGGCGTGGGCATCATCCGGACGGAGCGCTACACGAAAGGTGGTAAGCTTGAGCAGGTTCAGGAACTCACTTCTCGCACTACCTCAGCGGGCGCTACGGATGAGAAGGTGAAATACAAGGCAAAAAAATCGTAA
- a CDS encoding hydroxymethylglutaryl-CoA lyase yields the protein MKLIDCPRDAMQGWPMLIPTTQKIAYLNTLLRVGFDTLDFGSFVSAKAIPQLADTAEVLDGLNLAQSSTRLLAIVANLRGAETAATHPQIRYIGFPLSVSETFQLRNTNKTIAEALIDVTRIQELCARTGQQQVVYLSMGFGNPYNDPWNPDILGEFTQQLDELGVGIVALSDTIGASTPATIAPPFRELTAAFPHIEFGAHLHTTPTSWREKVQAAYQAGCRRFDGALGGYGGCPMAADQLTGNMPTEHLISFAAEAGEDLHLNPEALAEAMRLNQQIFAGH from the coding sequence ATGAAACTCATCGACTGCCCCCGCGACGCCATGCAGGGCTGGCCCATGCTCATCCCTACTACCCAGAAAATAGCCTACCTAAACACGCTGCTGCGGGTAGGATTTGATACGCTGGATTTTGGCTCGTTCGTTTCGGCGAAGGCCATTCCGCAGCTCGCCGACACGGCCGAAGTGCTGGACGGTCTGAACCTGGCGCAGTCGAGTACGCGGCTGCTGGCCATTGTGGCCAACCTGCGCGGCGCCGAAACTGCCGCCACGCACCCCCAGATTCGCTATATCGGCTTCCCGCTGTCCGTGTCCGAAACGTTTCAGTTGCGCAACACCAACAAGACCATTGCCGAGGCGCTGATTGATGTGACGCGCATTCAGGAGTTGTGCGCCCGCACCGGCCAGCAACAAGTCGTGTACCTGAGCATGGGCTTCGGAAACCCCTACAACGACCCCTGGAACCCAGACATTCTGGGCGAATTCACGCAACAGCTCGACGAGCTGGGGGTAGGCATCGTGGCCTTGTCCGATACCATCGGAGCTTCTACACCTGCCACCATTGCACCGCCTTTCCGCGAGTTGACGGCTGCTTTCCCTCATATTGAGTTTGGCGCGCATCTGCATACCACGCCCACCAGCTGGCGCGAGAAGGTGCAGGCTGCTTACCAGGCCGGCTGCCGCCGCTTCGATGGGGCGCTGGGCGGCTACGGCGGCTGCCCCATGGCCGCCGACCAGCTCACGGGTAACATGCCCACTGAGCACCTGATTTCGTTTGCTGCCGAAGCAGGGGAGGACCTGCACCTGAATCCGGAGGCGCTGGCAGAAGCCATGCGGCTAAATCAGCAGATATTTGCGGGGCATTAG